Proteins from one Xenopus tropicalis strain Nigerian chromosome 1, UCB_Xtro_10.0, whole genome shotgun sequence genomic window:
- the LOC116408242 gene encoding E3 ubiquitin/ISG15 ligase TRIM25-like has product MAAADLRDELSCSICLSIYTDPVSLPCGHNFCRGCIGEVLGTQEGSGAYSCPECRAEYQEYPALYRNRALGNIAKRFRPTETEPGETGIPCSYCLLSPVPAAKSCLLCEASLCDTHLRGHCQSAEHVLTEPTTSFMGRKCSVHNEPLKYHCCEDSACICASCCLAGGHRGHRVELLSEASEKKKEKLRKVLEKLIPEREETERGAQRLQERRREGAAGETERVTALFRGIREELEALEKRLLSDISSEEKIVSNNISYLIQQLKIKKDELSRKIRHIEELCNMADPLTVLQEQESHGAAFCGAEGADTEGREREDTEGADTEGREREGIKVPAVVDLDVGRISGTLLTGLAGIVTGVKGRIHGQEATELVLDINTAGNRVSVSGDGKSASYSLTDQRRPQTPERFQGPQALSTRSFPSGRHYWEVKGSESGYWGVGAAYPSIERGGAQSLIGNNNKSWCLYRWDNNTYTVRHDRKVTQLPHVPHITPSCGSIRISLDYEAGHLSFYELSEPIRHLHTFTASFTEPLHAAFWVEGDDAYDYYDDDTDDDDDACVRIIS; this is encoded by the coding sequence atggcggctgctgatctgagagacgagctgagctgctccatctgcctgagcatttatactgatccggtatccctgccctgtggccataacttctgccggggctgcattggggAGGTGCTGGGTACCCAGGAGGGGTCtggggcttattcctgccctgaatgcagagctgAGTATCAGGAGTACCCTGCCCTGTACAGGAACAGAGCTCTGGGGAACATAGCAAAGCGATTTCGTCCGACTGAGACAgagccgggggagactgggattccctgctcctactgtctcctctctcctgtacctgctgctaaatcctgtctcctgtgtgaggcttctctgtgtgatacccacctgagggggcactgccagtcagcagaacatgtactcactgagcccaccacttcctttatggggagaaaatgttctgtacacaATGAGCCCCTAAagtatcactgctgtgaggactctgcctgtatctgtgcgtcctgctgcctggccggggggcaccggggccacagggtggagctgctgagtgaggcctctgagaagaagaaagagaaactgaggaaagttctggagaaactgatcccagagagagaggagactgagagaggagcccagaggttgcaggagcgcaggagagaaggggcagccggtgagacagagagagtcactgccctgtttaggggcatcagggaagagctggaagccctagagaagcgactcctgagtgacatctccagcgAAGAAAAGATTGTTTCTAACAATATCAGTTATCTGATCCAGCAGCTGaaaataaagaaggacgagctgtccaggaagatccgtcacattgaggagctgtgcaacatggcagatccactcactgtcctacaggaacaggaatcccatggagctgccttttgtggggctgagggggcagatactgagggcagagagagagaggatactgagggggcagatactgagggcagagagagagagggtataaaggtcccggctgtagtggatctggatgtgggtcggatctcagggacattactcacaggcttagctgggattgtgactggggtaaagggaaggatccatgggcaggaggctacagagctggtactggatataaacacggctgggaatcgtgtatctgtatcaggggatgggaaatctgcttcctactcacttacagaccagcgtcgcccacaaaccccagagagatttcaggggcctcaggctttaagcaccaggagtttcccctcagggcgacattactgggaagtgaagggcagtgaatcagggtactggggggtaggggcggcctatcccagtatagagaggggaggggctcAGTCTCtcattgggaataataacaagtcctggtgtttgtatAGATGGGATAATAATACCTATACAGTGAGACATGACAGGAAAGTcacacagttaccccacgtcccCCACATTACCCCCTCCTGCGGGAgtatcaggatctcattggattATGAGGCCggacacctgtccttttatgagctgagtgagccaatcaggcacttacacaccttcactgcctccttcactgagccccttcatgctgcattctgggtagagGGGGATGATGCTTATGATTATTATGATGATGatactgatgatgatgatgatgcctgtgtgagaatcattagttag